The proteins below come from a single Candidatus Goldiibacteriota bacterium genomic window:
- a CDS encoding ATP-binding protein → MDKNVVLQHKIEKERLENRPYTPREQVNVFKANLENSLIKIVTGPRRAGKSVFCFQLLKGKKYAYLNFDDENLLKIKNYDEIEPLLHEVYPGHEYIFLDEIQNLENWELFVNKLHRRGANLIITGSNAKLLAREMATALTGRYVSAEVLPFSFTEYLSVKEIPVKTDSAESRGRLLSAMDDYMNNGGFPETTVFGVDGASYLSTLFDAVIFKDVAARHKVRAPKEIYDLALFMVSNPSCEFSFRQMAKQSGMKSAATLIKYASYLEESYIFELLNRFSFGIKKQLKSPKKIFLSDNGFMAAKGLAATKNTGRLFENLIYSHLRRQGYEKNKSLFYYRSDSGDEIDFVLKKGMAVEKLVQVCYDISAPKTFERELKSLVLRSEELRCDNLQVFTWDTKSVESYKGKKISITPAWEELTAGNFSEK, encoded by the coding sequence ATGGACAAAAATGTTGTTTTACAGCACAAAATAGAGAAAGAGCGGCTTGAAAACAGGCCTTATACGCCAAGGGAACAGGTTAATGTGTTTAAGGCTAACCTTGAAAATAGCCTGATTAAAATAGTAACCGGGCCCAGAAGGGCCGGTAAATCCGTATTTTGTTTTCAGCTGCTTAAAGGTAAAAAATACGCATATCTGAATTTTGACGACGAGAACCTACTGAAAATAAAAAATTACGATGAAATAGAGCCGCTTCTGCATGAGGTTTATCCCGGGCATGAATATATATTCCTTGATGAAATTCAAAATCTTGAAAATTGGGAGCTGTTTGTAAATAAGCTTCACAGGCGCGGTGCAAACCTGATAATAACTGGGTCAAACGCAAAACTTCTTGCCCGTGAAATGGCAACGGCCCTTACAGGGCGTTATGTGTCCGCGGAAGTGCTTCCTTTTTCTTTTACGGAATATTTAAGCGTAAAAGAAATACCTGTTAAAACAGATTCCGCGGAAAGCCGGGGACGGCTGCTTTCTGCCATGGATGATTATATGAATAACGGCGGATTTCCGGAAACCACGGTTTTTGGTGTGGACGGCGCGTCGTATTTATCCACACTTTTTGACGCTGTTATATTTAAGGATGTGGCAGCCAGGCATAAAGTCCGCGCACCGAAAGAAATATACGATTTGGCTTTGTTTATGGTTTCAAATCCCTCATGCGAATTCAGCTTCAGGCAGATGGCAAAGCAGTCGGGGATGAAAAGCGCGGCCACTTTGATAAAATACGCTTCATACCTGGAAGAATCTTATATATTTGAACTGTTGAACAGGTTTTCTTTCGGTATAAAAAAACAGTTAAAATCCCCAAAAAAAATATTTCTTTCTGATAACGGGTTTATGGCGGCAAAAGGGCTTGCTGCCACAAAAAATACGGGAAGGCTGTTTGAAAATTTAATATACAGCCATTTACGCAGGCAGGGTTATGAAAAAAATAAAAGCCTGTTTTATTACAGGTCTGACAGCGGGGACGAAATAGATTTTGTCCTTAAAAAAGGCATGGCTGTGGAAAAACTTGTCCAGGTGTGCTATGACATAAGCGCTCCGAAAACTTTTGAAAGGGAGCTAAAATCTCTGGTTTTAAGGTCAGAGGAATTAAGGTGTGATAATCTGCAGGTGTTTACATGGGATACAAAAAGTGTTGAAAGTTATAAAGGAAAAAAAATCAGCATAACTCCCGCGTGGGAAGAATTGACTGCAGGGAATTTTAGTGAAAAATGA
- a CDS encoding type II toxin-antitoxin system HicA family toxin encodes MSKLFSSKEIASVLSLLGFTHISQKGSHGKFKNSAGKTVILPMPKKEIPEGTLRSILRQAGIDKDEFKKLLGN; translated from the coding sequence ATGTCTAAGTTGTTTTCCTCCAAAGAAATAGCATCTGTTTTGTCTTTGCTGGGTTTCACGCATATATCACAAAAAGGTTCGCACGGAAAATTTAAGAATTCCGCAGGTAAAACCGTCATTCTTCCCATGCCAAAGAAAGAAATCCCCGAAGGAACGCTGAGAAGTATCTTAAGGCAGGCCGGGATTGATAAAGACGAATTTAAAAAACTTCTGGGAAATTAA
- a CDS encoding type II toxin-antitoxin system HicB family antitoxin: MKDISYVAWKEGKYYVAQCLNVDVSSFGKTMEEASKNIKEAVELYLETKGSKLPAVDNIYLGKERIHV, encoded by the coding sequence GTGAAAGATATAAGTTATGTGGCTTGGAAAGAAGGCAAATATTATGTAGCTCAGTGTCTTAATGTTGATGTTTCTTCATTTGGAAAAACAATGGAAGAAGCGTCAAAAAATATCAAGGAAGCCGTAGAGTTGTACCTTGAAACAAAAGGTTCAAAACTTCCTGCAGTTGATAACATCTATCTGGGCAAAGAAAGAATACATGTCTAA
- a CDS encoding GIY-YIG nuclease family protein produces MSEKTDKPGYIYLLVHPSNQNLYKVGITTWKPEDRLAEHNNDCKRQAGKIVKETGQKWQLKEYHAVSDMGWAEEVFWASTAYLVTPYRKGVEVCEMKQEEVYSALDKAKTAGLRPPPSLKPESDNIYAYTAEMKKRLQGRGISLEGYVRDRSGKSNFICSNGHKWKARSMAIAEGEGCPFCGIGSKDLEEIWKTAKLGYIYLLKNPDNPGFIKIELSYDMNVNFTWEENWESYRYRYVIEPLLAETLLWEMLGKPLPHNREPIEINLKLAENAFKNLIFKMQSVIAEAEKEKEKIQEEDVTK; encoded by the coding sequence ATCAGAATTTATATAAGGTTGGAATAACTACCTGGAAACCCGAAGATAGATTAGCTGAGCATAATAATGACTGCAAAAGACAAGCGGGTAAAATTGTAAAGGAAACCGGGCAGAAATGGCAGTTGAAGGAATATCATGCTGTATCAGATATGGGTTGGGCGGAAGAGGTATTTTGGGCATCGACGGCTTACTTGGTAACACCCTATCGCAAAGGGGTTGAAGTATGTGAAATGAAGCAAGAAGAGGTATATTCGGCGTTAGATAAAGCTAAGACGGCAGGTTTACGGCCGCCGCCAAGTTTAAAGCCTGAATCAGACAATATTTATGCGTATACTGCAGAGATGAAAAAACGGTTGCAGGGCCGGGGGATATCACTTGAAGGTTATGTCAGAGACCGTTCCGGGAAGTCTAATTTTATATGCAGTAATGGGCATAAATGGAAAGCAAGGTCAATGGCGATAGCGGAAGGTGAAGGCTGCCCATTTTGTGGTATTGGTTCTAAAGATTTGGAAGAAATCTGGAAAACAGCAAAACTGGGTTATATTTATCTGTTAAAAAATCCGGATAACCCGGGGTTTATAAAAATTGAATTATCATATGATATGAACGTTAATTTTACGTGGGAAGAAAATTGGGAGAGTTACAGATATCGATATGTTATAGAACCCCTTTTAGCCGAGACGTTATTGTGGGAGATGCTGGGAAAACCTCTTCCGCATAATCGTGAACCAATAGAAATAAATTTAAAACTGGCAGAAAATGCGTTTAAAAATCTAATCTTTAAAATGCAAAGCGTTATTGCAGAAGCCGAAAAGGAAAAAGAAAAAATTCAGGAAGAAGATGTCACAAAATAA